A stretch of Pseudomonas sp. LRP2-20 DNA encodes these proteins:
- the yegQ gene encoding tRNA 5-hydroxyuridine modification protein YegQ produces the protein MNLPAKPELLAPAGSLKTLRYAFAYGADAVYAGQPRYSLRVRNNEFDHANLALGIAEAHALGKRFYVVVNIAPHNAKLKTFLKDLAPVIEMAPDALIMSDPGLIMLVRQHFPQMPVHLSVQANTVNWASVQFWQQLGLSRVILSRELSLEEIEEIRQHVPGMELEVFVHGALCMAYSGRCLLSGYLNKRDANQGTCTNACRWKYEATPATENATGDIVRVVEPTLGLGAPTEQVFLLQESNRPGSEMPAFEDEHGTYIMNAKDLRAIQHVERLSAMGVHSLKIEGRTKSHFYCARAVQSYRKAIDDAAAGRPFDMSLMDDLESLAQRGYTEGFLRRHVHDEYQNYLRGNSLSERQQFVGELTGVRVDGLAEVKVKNRFALGDHLELMTPRGNYHFDLHRLFDRQQQAIEEAPGDGHVVYLPIPEQVALEYGLLMRDLDNAEKAPDKAVISTSAS, from the coding sequence ATGAACCTACCCGCCAAGCCCGAACTGCTTGCCCCCGCTGGCAGCCTCAAGACCCTGCGCTATGCCTTCGCCTACGGTGCCGACGCGGTGTACGCCGGCCAGCCACGGTACAGCCTGCGAGTGCGCAACAACGAATTCGACCACGCCAACCTGGCGTTGGGCATCGCCGAGGCCCATGCCCTGGGCAAGCGCTTCTATGTGGTAGTCAACATCGCCCCGCACAACGCCAAGCTGAAGACCTTCCTCAAGGACCTGGCGCCCGTGATCGAGATGGCACCCGACGCGCTGATCATGTCCGACCCGGGCCTGATCATGCTGGTGCGCCAGCATTTTCCGCAGATGCCGGTACACCTGTCGGTGCAGGCCAATACGGTGAACTGGGCCAGCGTGCAGTTCTGGCAGCAGCTGGGCCTTAGCCGGGTCATCCTGTCGCGCGAGCTGTCACTGGAAGAAATCGAAGAGATCCGCCAGCACGTACCGGGCATGGAACTGGAAGTGTTCGTCCACGGCGCACTGTGCATGGCCTACTCCGGCCGTTGCCTGCTGTCCGGCTACCTGAACAAGCGCGATGCCAACCAGGGCACTTGCACCAATGCCTGCCGCTGGAAGTACGAGGCTACGCCAGCCACGGAAAACGCCACCGGCGACATCGTTCGCGTGGTCGAACCGACGCTGGGCCTGGGCGCACCCACCGAGCAGGTTTTCCTGCTGCAGGAGAGTAATCGCCCTGGCAGCGAGATGCCGGCCTTCGAGGACGAGCATGGCACCTACATCATGAACGCCAAGGACCTGCGGGCCATCCAGCACGTCGAGCGCCTGTCGGCCATGGGCGTGCATTCGCTGAAGATCGAGGGGCGCACCAAGAGCCACTTCTACTGCGCCCGGGCCGTGCAGTCCTACCGCAAGGCCATCGACGACGCTGCGGCCGGGCGGCCGTTCGACATGAGCCTGATGGACGACCTCGAATCGCTGGCGCAGCGCGGTTACACCGAAGGCTTCCTGCGCCGCCACGTGCACGATGAATACCAGAACTACCTGCGCGGCAACTCGCTGTCCGAGCGCCAGCAGTTCGTCGGTGAACTGACCGGTGTGCGCGTCGATGGCCTGGCCGAAGTCAAGGTGAAGAACCGCTTCGCCCTGGGTGACCACCTGGAATTGATGACCCCGCGTGGCAACTACCACTTCGACCTGCACCGCCTGTTCGACCGCCAGCAGCAGGCCATCGAGGAGGCCCCTGGCGACGGCCATGTGGTGTACCTGCCGATTCCGGAGCAGGTTGCCCTTGAGTACGGCCTGCTGATGCGCGACCTGGACAACGCTGAAAAGGCGCCTGACAAGGCTGTAATCAGCACCTCAGCCAGCTGA
- a CDS encoding AI-2E family transporter, translating to MNHDALQNKALAVLLTLVTIAFVWILLPYYGAIFWAVILGILFAPLQRHLLIRFGRRRNLAALSTLLVCLLVAVLPVIITSALLVQEGATLYQRIESGQLDIAGYVERGKDMLPAFAQHGLDRMGMGNLDGLRDKITKWATQGSQVLASQAFSFGQGTFEFLVSFGIMLYLLFFFLREGADVARRVRLAVPLPEHQKRRLQLKFNRVVRATVKGNVLVAITQGALGGLIFWVLDIPSALVWGVLMAFLSLLPAVGAGIVWAPVAAYFLLTGAILPGVILTAFGVLVIGLVDNLLRPILVGKDTRMPDYLILVSTLGGLAVFGLNGFVIGPLIAALFVSSWGIFAATKPQVQLPS from the coding sequence ATGAACCACGATGCCCTGCAGAACAAAGCGCTGGCAGTACTACTGACACTGGTGACCATCGCCTTCGTGTGGATCCTGCTGCCGTATTACGGCGCCATCTTCTGGGCGGTGATTCTCGGCATCCTGTTTGCCCCGTTGCAGCGTCACCTGCTGATCCGTTTCGGCCGTCGCCGCAACCTGGCAGCGCTGAGCACCTTGCTGGTGTGCCTGTTGGTGGCAGTGCTGCCGGTGATCATCACCAGTGCCCTGCTGGTGCAGGAGGGCGCTACCTTGTACCAGCGTATCGAAAGCGGGCAGCTGGACATCGCGGGCTATGTCGAGCGCGGCAAGGACATGCTGCCTGCCTTTGCCCAGCACGGCCTGGACCGCATGGGCATGGGCAACCTGGACGGGCTGCGCGACAAGATCACCAAGTGGGCCACCCAGGGCAGCCAGGTGCTGGCCAGCCAGGCGTTCAGTTTCGGCCAAGGCACCTTCGAGTTCCTGGTGAGCTTCGGCATCATGCTTTACCTGCTGTTCTTCTTTCTGCGCGAAGGTGCCGACGTGGCGCGCCGGGTACGCCTTGCGGTGCCGCTGCCGGAGCACCAGAAGCGCCGCCTGCAGCTGAAGTTCAACCGGGTGGTGCGGGCCACGGTCAAGGGCAACGTGCTGGTGGCCATTACCCAGGGTGCGCTGGGTGGTTTGATCTTCTGGGTGCTGGATATCCCCAGCGCGTTGGTGTGGGGCGTGCTGATGGCGTTTCTGTCCCTGTTGCCGGCGGTGGGCGCGGGGATCGTCTGGGCGCCGGTGGCAGCGTACTTCCTGCTTACCGGTGCGATTCTGCCAGGGGTGATCCTGACCGCGTTCGGGGTACTGGTGATCGGCCTGGTGGACAACCTGCTGCGGCCGATACTGGTGGGCAAGGACACGCGCATGCCCGATTACCTGATCCTGGTGTCCACCTTGGGCGGGCTGGCGGTATTCGGGCTCAATGGCTTTGTGATCGGGCCGTTGATCGCGGCGTTGTTCGTCTCCAGCTGGGGGATTTTTGCCGCGACCAAGCCACAGGTGCAACTACCGTCCTGA
- a CDS encoding TonB-dependent receptor family protein, which produces MRPVLPLSSYLGLLAIFAVSQPTTAAPAVELGQVLINDEEQSELDDARERLRTVPGASNLVDMEKVGQGRVASNQDVLAYQPGVFAQSAGNDGIKLSIRGSGINRAPGAHGSGVYTMFDGLPLTGPGGTPYELFEPLWLSRAEVLRGANGFDQGSLALGGAINYVTHTGYDAAPLQVRYEAGSRGYQHRQISSGQVLGNLDYYVALTDSEYDGYQAHSSGSSKGIAANVGYRFNPNLETRFYLRYRETENELAGRLTKHQIKHDPRAANPGYLSRNDSRPQPGSTWVGNKTTVYLDDDSRLETGLVYHDYPMDLREGAMRLKVAYADVSGTLNYFRRDTLFGHESKTTVGWRTTKHLPNSGASQFSRVNDVVGARTRDFTYQGSDTVLHAGNDLELIPDLWLTTGLAMIYTRRESEVTYPASGGKVSQHDWDYAPRVGLRYDIRQDLQVFGNLSRSVEPPHPWSLVWSAPVNNQPMKMQNQTATTLELGARGDSALGHWDLAWYYSHVRHELLNVEVVQGLPFKEFNASPTVHQGVEAGLASILWEQPGTGRLSLRQAYTFSDFHYRDDDKFDDNRLPGIPMHYYQAELRYDWPSGFYAGVNTQMASKVQVDYANSYQADAYALLGARLGWDSPKQDWQTWLDLRNLTNKRYAATVTPGYDDAGQDVARSTPGEGFAVYAGVSYSFR; this is translated from the coding sequence ATGCGTCCCGTTTTACCCCTCTCGTCATACCTTGGTCTGCTGGCCATCTTCGCCGTCAGCCAGCCAACCACGGCTGCCCCTGCGGTCGAACTGGGCCAGGTGCTGATCAACGACGAAGAGCAAAGCGAACTGGACGACGCCCGCGAACGCCTGCGGACAGTGCCTGGCGCCAGCAACCTGGTGGACATGGAAAAGGTGGGACAAGGCCGGGTCGCCAGCAATCAGGATGTGTTGGCCTATCAGCCCGGCGTGTTCGCCCAATCGGCAGGCAACGATGGCATCAAGCTGTCGATCCGGGGCTCGGGCATCAACCGTGCGCCGGGCGCACATGGCTCCGGGGTGTACACGATGTTCGACGGTCTGCCGTTGACCGGCCCGGGCGGCACGCCCTATGAACTGTTCGAACCCCTGTGGCTGAGCCGTGCCGAAGTGCTGCGCGGGGCCAACGGCTTCGATCAAGGCTCGCTGGCCCTGGGCGGGGCCATCAACTACGTGACCCACACCGGCTATGACGCCGCGCCGCTGCAGGTGCGCTATGAAGCCGGCAGCCGCGGCTACCAGCACCGGCAGATCAGTTCCGGGCAGGTGCTTGGCAACCTCGACTACTACGTGGCCCTGACAGACTCGGAGTACGACGGCTATCAGGCGCACAGCAGCGGCAGCTCGAAGGGTATCGCTGCCAACGTCGGCTACCGCTTCAACCCGAACCTGGAAACTCGCTTCTACCTGCGCTACCGGGAAACCGAAAACGAACTGGCCGGGCGCCTGACCAAACACCAGATCAAGCACGACCCCCGCGCTGCGAACCCAGGCTACCTGTCGCGCAACGACAGCCGCCCGCAACCGGGCAGCACCTGGGTGGGCAACAAGACCACCGTCTACCTCGATGACGATTCGCGCCTGGAGACCGGGCTGGTCTATCACGACTACCCGATGGACCTGCGCGAGGGCGCCATGCGCCTGAAGGTGGCCTACGCCGATGTCAGCGGCACACTGAACTACTTCCGTCGCGACACCCTGTTCGGCCACGAGAGCAAGACCACCGTCGGCTGGCGCACCACCAAGCACCTGCCCAACAGTGGCGCCTCGCAGTTTTCGCGGGTCAACGATGTCGTCGGCGCCCGCACCCGCGACTTCACGTACCAGGGTTCGGACACCGTGCTGCATGCGGGCAACGATCTGGAGCTGATCCCCGACCTGTGGCTGACCACGGGCCTTGCGATGATCTACACCCGCCGTGAAAGCGAGGTCACTTACCCGGCCAGTGGTGGCAAGGTCAGTCAGCATGACTGGGACTATGCACCACGCGTTGGCCTGCGCTACGACATTCGCCAGGACCTGCAGGTGTTCGGCAACCTAAGCCGTTCAGTGGAGCCACCGCATCCGTGGTCTCTGGTCTGGAGTGCGCCGGTCAACAACCAGCCCATGAAGATGCAGAACCAGACCGCCACCACCCTGGAGCTGGGCGCCCGCGGCGATTCGGCGCTGGGGCATTGGGACCTGGCCTGGTACTACTCCCACGTGCGTCATGAGCTGCTGAACGTGGAAGTGGTGCAAGGCTTGCCGTTCAAGGAGTTCAACGCCAGCCCTACCGTGCACCAGGGCGTCGAGGCCGGCCTGGCCAGCATCCTCTGGGAGCAACCCGGCACTGGCAGGCTGAGCCTGCGCCAGGCCTACACCTTCAGCGACTTCCATTACCGCGACGACGACAAGTTCGATGACAACCGCCTGCCCGGCATTCCCATGCACTACTACCAGGCCGAACTGCGCTACGACTGGCCGAGCGGTTTCTACGCCGGGGTCAACACACAAATGGCGTCGAAGGTGCAGGTGGACTACGCCAACAGCTACCAGGCCGATGCCTATGCCCTGCTCGGCGCACGCCTTGGCTGGGACTCGCCGAAACAGGACTGGCAAACCTGGCTCGACCTGCGCAACCTGACCAACAAGCGCTACGCAGCGACCGTGACCCCAGGGTACGACGATGCCGGGCAGGACGTCGCCCGCTCGACACCGGGTGAAGGCTTTGCCGTTTATGCCGGGGTTTCGTACAGCTTCCGTTGA
- the nuoN gene encoding NADH-quinone oxidoreductase subunit NuoN — protein sequence MEFTTQHFIALAPMLITTITTVVVMLAIAWKRNHSQTFLLSTVGLNLALLSILPALKVAPLAVTSLITIDKFACLYMAIILVATLACVTLAHAYLGEGSKGFPGNREELYLLLLMSALGGLVLVSANHLAGLFIGLELLSVPVYGLVAYAFFNKRSLEAGIKYMVLSAAGSAFLLFGMALLYADAGSLTFDQLGKALAATSMPSLLAQLGLGMMLVGLAFKLSLVPFHLWTPDVYEGAPAPVAAFLATASKVAVFAVVVRLFMLSPAASSGVLSTVLGVIAVASILIGNLLALTQSNLKRLLGYSSIAHFGYLVIALVASKGLALEAMGVYLVTYVITSLGAFGVITLMSSPYAGRDADALYEYRGLFWRRPYLTAVLTVMMLSLAGIPLTAGFIGKFYIIATGVESQLWWLVGALVIGSAIGVYYYLRVMVTLYLVEPNLRRHDAPLKWEQRTGGVMLLAIAILAFVLGVYPQPLLDMVQHAGLQLLG from the coding sequence ATGGAATTCACCACTCAACACTTCATCGCATTGGCGCCGATGCTGATCACCACCATCACCACGGTGGTGGTGATGCTGGCGATCGCCTGGAAGCGCAATCACTCGCAGACCTTCCTGCTGTCCACCGTGGGCCTGAACCTGGCCCTGCTGTCGATCCTGCCGGCGCTGAAGGTCGCACCACTGGCGGTCACTTCGCTGATCACCATCGACAAGTTCGCCTGCCTGTACATGGCGATCATCCTGGTCGCCACGCTGGCCTGCGTCACCCTCGCCCACGCCTACCTCGGCGAAGGCTCCAAGGGCTTCCCGGGCAACCGTGAAGAGCTGTACCTGCTGCTGCTGATGTCTGCCCTCGGTGGCCTGGTGCTGGTCAGCGCCAACCACCTGGCCGGCTTGTTCATCGGCCTGGAGCTGCTGTCGGTTCCGGTCTATGGCCTGGTGGCGTATGCCTTCTTCAACAAGCGCTCGCTGGAAGCCGGCATCAAGTACATGGTGCTGTCGGCCGCAGGTTCCGCCTTCCTGCTGTTCGGCATGGCCCTGCTGTACGCCGACGCTGGCAGCCTGACCTTCGACCAGCTGGGCAAGGCCCTGGCTGCCACCAGCATGCCAAGCCTGCTGGCCCAGCTGGGCCTGGGCATGATGCTGGTCGGTTTGGCCTTCAAGCTGTCGCTGGTACCGTTCCACCTGTGGACCCCGGACGTGTACGAAGGTGCTCCGGCGCCAGTCGCCGCATTCCTGGCCACCGCCAGCAAGGTTGCGGTATTCGCCGTGGTCGTGCGCCTGTTCATGCTCTCGCCTGCTGCCAGCAGCGGTGTGCTGAGCACCGTACTGGGCGTGATCGCCGTGGCCTCGATCCTCATCGGCAACCTGCTGGCGCTGACCCAGAGCAACCTCAAGCGCCTGCTCGGTTACTCGTCCATCGCCCACTTCGGCTACCTGGTCATCGCCCTGGTCGCCAGCAAGGGCCTGGCCCTGGAGGCCATGGGCGTGTACCTGGTCACCTACGTGATCACCAGCCTCGGTGCCTTCGGTGTCATCACCCTGATGTCCTCGCCTTACGCCGGCCGTGACGCCGACGCACTGTACGAGTACCGCGGCCTGTTCTGGCGCCGTCCATACCTGACTGCGGTGCTGACCGTGATGATGCTGTCGCTGGCGGGTATTCCGCTGACCGCAGGCTTCATCGGCAAGTTCTACATCATTGCCACCGGCGTCGAGTCGCAGCTGTGGTGGCTGGTCGGTGCGCTGGTGATCGGTAGCGCCATCGGTGTGTACTACTACCTGCGCGTCATGGTCACCCTGTACCTGGTCGAACCGAACCTGCGTCGCCACGACGCCCCGCTGAAGTGGGAACAGCGCACCGGCGGCGTGATGCTGCTGGCCATCGCCATTCTCGCCTTCGTCCTGGGCGTTTACCCGCAGCCGCTGCTGGACATGGTTCAGCACGCTGGCCTGCAACTGCTCGGCTGA